In Drosophila santomea strain STO CAGO 1482 chromosome 2L, Prin_Dsan_1.1, whole genome shotgun sequence, a single window of DNA contains:
- the LOC120458737 gene encoding uncharacterized protein LOC120458737 has translation MSNTAAWFLFLDFLIIVQSLLPGQNYCTMPVALIKYRMMCSPLLSLWVLRKGKCVEALHCAKGYSKKECNDNCLGLQKTKKKLKSSPPTKPQLKTKEIPKPITTCATTEVELKTTTEQYEPPKGQIVPPTRETRRPKRTRRTRRFTIKEIC, from the exons ATGAGCAATACAGCAGCTTGGTTTTTGTTTCtagattttttaattattgtgCAATCCCTACTCCCCG GGCAAAACTACTGTACCATGCCTGTGGCGTTAATAAAGTATCGAATGATGTGCTCACCTCTGCTCTCACTCTGGGTCCTTAGAAAAGGCAAATGTGTAGAGGCTTTGCATTGTGCGAAAGGATACTCAAAAAAAGAGTGCAACGACAACTGCCTTGGActgcaaaaaacaaagaagaaaCTCAAGTCGAGCCCCCCAACAAAACCCCAACTAAAAACGAAAGAAATTCCAAAACCCATAACCACATGTGCAACCACAGAGGTGGAATTAAAAACAACTACAGAGCAGTATGAGCCACCTAAAGGACAAATTGTGCCACCTACCAGAGAAACTAGAAGGCCTAAACGAACTCGAAGAACGAGACGGTTTACCATTAAAGAGATATGCTAA
- the LOC120458734 gene encoding LOW QUALITY PROTEIN: uncharacterized protein LOC120458734 (The sequence of the model RefSeq protein was modified relative to this genomic sequence to represent the inferred CDS: inserted 4 bases in 2 codons; substituted 1 base at 1 genomic stop codon), with protein sequence MWDPFFNADKQLPGGPFIAPLVMNGQTIDTGLIGLSQRPIKEAVKQMQLAVIEMAVTNLQLCSLLTKFSALNGLNTYYFDPNTNGFRSSWKLQIYCVIHHGLCVLALAHMSYSTDSNMRVGVTVLTIGETTACCVKSCWDKXQKYFSGRDSGTLLKYRYYMEITFVSITLLRIHLFHPIYMRRLLPSQFYVNVGAYXLLYNMLLAAVLGFYFLXIQKLINDLMAHILAMSRQRSRRTKMLHCLRLDSKLLLLCDQFNNQLGHVSVWVLACKGWFQITYGYEIYQMVAAPKSIDLSMAMRLFVIFSYILDAINLFVGTDISELFSTFRADSARILRKANRLDRLLSC encoded by the exons ATGTGGGATCCATTTTTTAACGCCGACAAACAACTCCCCGGTGGACCCTTTATTGCTCCCCTAGTGATGAATGGCCAAACTATAGATACTGGCCTAATTGGCCTGAGCCAAAGGCCTATAAAAGAGGCCGTGAAACAAATGCAGCTTGCAGTTATCGAGATGGCTGTAACAAACTTGCAGCTATGCAGTTTGCTAACAAAGTTTTCGGCTCTCAATGGACTAAACACCTACTATTTCGATCCTAACACGAATGGATTCAGGAGCTCCTGGAAGCTTCAGATATACTGCGTTATACATCATGGTCTCTGTGTGCTGGCTCTGGCACACATGTCCTATAGCACCGATAGTAATATGAGAGTGGGTGTGACTGTTCTTACGATTGGAGAAACCACGGCCTGCTGTGTGAAATCCTGCTGGGATAA GCAAAAGTATTTCAGTGGGAGAGACAGCGGGACGCTTTTGAAGTACCGATACTACATGGAAATTACTTTTGTTTCGATAACCCTGCTGCGTATTCATCTGTTTCATCCGATCTACATGAGGAGACTGCTACCTTCGCAGTTCTACGTAAATGTGGGAGCGTATTGACTACTCTACAATATGCTTTTGGCAGCTGTGCTCGGCTTCTACTTTTT CATTCAAAAGCTCATAAATGATCTAATGGCGCACATTTTAGCCATGTCGAGACAGAGAAGTCGCCGTACAAAGATGCTGCACTGCCTTAGACTCGACTCCAAGCTTCTACTGCTGTGTGACCAGTTCAACAACCAGCTTGGACACGTGTCCGTGTGGGTTTTGGCCTGCAAAGGTTGGTTCCAGATCACCTATGGCTACGAAATATACCAGATGGTGGCTGCTCCAAAGTCAATTGATTTAAGTATGGCCATGAGACTGTTTGTAATTTTCAGCTACATTCTGGATGCCATTAATCTATTTGTTGGAACAGACATTTCCGAATTGTTCAGTACTTTCAGGGCGGACTCTGCACGCATTTTAAGGAAGGCGAATCGCTTGGATCGACTGCTAAGTTGCTAG